Proteins from one Besnoitia besnoiti strain Bb-Ger1 chromosome XIII, whole genome shotgun sequence genomic window:
- a CDS encoding hypothetical protein (encoded by transcript BESB_030010): MTRPSFSHSADLSASLRRLSASPRASAASSSPGGLFRRVSPSGSPASSLSSRVSLAPSPAWSPLRLRSLELRRLPPACLSPPRAFGTAFLGPCASPSAAAAEARVFPELLSPAPSSPSSISYSSSSSSCPLSSPSSPASGLAAEGRWGGSQRAAAAFVQSLLPAEMLPDARGLVYKIHYGVPLPILAPRLCSEQKVQELAANVAFRLLDALREADAKRKGATWEEERKALRRRAAAGDQVRDLLDCHALRKGDKKRPTAQSPPLEATRIRCYWPDVDNENSKMSVFFRELHAALYLLFEPQLFSSPSLASFASFSSPLAAASAASPPAAAAPAEALASFSREARPRGELLLGLLHPHVMAVVVPSLKESSRLQLLLVFLHSVESYFSLHPCSKQTVDPNLLFLAIGSARFLLLLTRLGFLPEASPACASPSVFPSSSRSTSLSSLSFLAAYASPLPHQLYAQLSAYTVDGVLLDLLQESGGNLFEAVRFATFLRVMAQTESVAEPLKDSRWTLQAVAESVASRKSEHLLLAFLRSLAPESDKTAREDAHAGRNAQARVGEARIRKEEERERGERLALQVCMWLARKTPETGEIADPWGYVASRGFLLRLLKRRASAAPVSSLHAATGGRVEGGFTAETEPLESQEPQHTLRTLRTEAAPGEDSQRLQSQRGEGEDGGDDDDGGDLLALPSPAPRGAADAQPSACIPTSLWALNAVSVSPREGQAPAPLPGAAAASPLSSPTSSAPRRPPPPAHLAEESAHAYPPLELPFGLDRVVFLDSVEGLSHLFAFLRASQEATCRLLAPAELAAAGARARGDTFPVAAGAVSSRADRQPVECADAQRVSGLHTGSLQAAERGSRTAETVESVETLGRHAEGGPAPGGVESRDVADEEASGAQRVQVESSSVSGGCASRVPPLPSVPFLPFVVALDLEWTLPHAASVLSLATETRVFLVDLVNHNPVYRATLLRLLRWLFTNPFIAKLAYQARGDFTRLFFALGSAGGRPGALVHCIDLRQPRVCLAPESERRGCDKLNDAKAPVALDSESGVAPLTDAEAHEEEEILPGQQGSAPKRRYQNLREMCRQVLGVDLDKSEQRSNWNMRPLTASQVLYAAKDAYALILLEAALREQGWAPENILGGLGEFSAINFRGRPSSFQINYQKNASEQASKIEAADRRQFRWQ; encoded by the exons ATGACGCGCCCTTCTTTTTCGCACTCCGCTGATCTTtccgcttcgcttcgccgtctttcggcgtcgccgcgcgcctctgcggcttcgtcgtctccagGCGGGCTGTTTCGTCGTGTCTCCCCCTCTGGTTCGCCCGCTTCTTCTTTatcctcgcgcgtctcgttGGCGCCTTCTCCTGCGTGGTcacctctgcgtcttcgctcgctggagctgcggcggctcccccccgcctgcctctcgcctccgcgcgccttcggcaCAGCTTTCCTTGGCCCGtgcgcctccccctccgccgcggccgccgaggcacgCGTCTTTCCCGAGCtgctctctcccgcgccttcttctccctcgtctaTTTCTTACtcatcttcgtcttcttcttgtccgttgtcttctccttcttctcccgctTCTGGTCTTGCGGCTGAGGGGCGCTGGGGGGGCAGccagcgcgctgcggcggcctttGTGCAGTCGCTTCTACCGGCGGAGATGCTgcccgacgcgcgcggcctcgtgtATAAGATTCACTACGGCGTGCCGCTGCCgatcctcgcgccgcgcctctgcagcgaacAAAA AGTGCAGGAACTCGCTGCAAATGTCGCGTTTCGCCTGCTCGACGCGCTgagggaggcggacgcgaagcggaAGGGCGCGACGTGggaagaagagcggaaggcgctgcggcgtcgcgcggcggcgggcgatcAGGTTCGCGATCTGCTCGACTGCCACGCCCTCCGGAAGGGCGACAAGAAgcggccgacggcgcagagtcCGCCACTTGAGGCAACTCGCATCCGTTGCTACTGGCCAGATGTCGACAACGAAAACTCCAA gatgagcgtcttcttccgcgagctgcacgcggcgctgTATCTGCTCTTCGAGCCGCAGCTCTTTTCGTCCCCGTCGCTTGCTtcgttcgcctccttctcgtctcctctcgctgctgcgtcggctgcctctccgccagcagctgccgcgcccgctgaggcgctcgcctcgttctcgcgagaggcgcggcctcgcggcgagctcctcctcggGCTGCTGCATCCACACGTGATGGCTGTCGTCGTCCCCTCGCTCAAAGAAagcagccgcctgcagctccttctcgttttcctccACTCCGTCGAGAG ctACTTCTCGCTGCATCCCTGCAGCAAGCAGACCGTGGATCCGAatctcctttttctcgccATCGGTTCCGCGCGGTTCCTTCTGCTGCTCACGCGCCTCGGATTCCTTCcagaggcctcgcctgcttgtgcttctccttctgtctttccttcttcttctcgttcgacttcgctttcttctctgtcttttcTTGCGGCGTACGCGTCTCCGCTACCGCATCAGCTGTAcgcgcagctctctgcgTACACCGTGGACGGGGTCCTGCTGGATCTGCTCCAGGAATCCGGGGGCAATCTCTTCGAGGCAGTGCGCTTCGCAACGTTTCTGCGCGTGAtggcgcagacggagagcgTCGCGGAGCCGCTCAAGGACTCCCGGTGGACGCTGCAGGCCGTCGCGGAGAGCGTCGCCAGCCGGAAATCTGAGCAcctgcttctcgccttcctccgctctctggCGCCCGAAAGCGACAAAaccgcgcgagaggacgctCACGCAGGGCGCAACGCCCAAGCGCGtgtcggcgaggcgcgcatccgcaaagaggaggagcgcgaacGCGGAGAAAGACTCGCGCTGCAGGTCTGCATGTGGctggcgaggaagacgccggaAACAG GGGAGATTGCAGATCCGTGGGGCTAcgtcgccagccgcggcttcctgctgcgcctgttgaagcggcgggcgagcgccgcgccggtctcctctctccacgcggcgacgggcgggCGCGTGGAAGGCGGATTTACAGCAGAGACGGAGCCTCTCGAGAGCCAGGAGCCGCAGCACACGCTGCGGACGCTGCGGACGGAGGCTGCTCCTGGAGAAGACAGCCAGCGGCTGCAGTCCCAAAGAGGAGAGggggaagacggcggcgacgacgacgacggcggcgacttGCTTGCTCTGCCgtcccccgcgccgcgaggcgccgcagacgctcaACCCTCCGCCTGCATCCCGACGTCGTTGTGGGCACTGAATGCCGtctccgtctcgccgcgAGAAGGCCAGGCCCCGGCGCCCCTccccggcgcggccgccgcgtcgcctctctcctctccgacctcctccgcgccgcgccgtcccccccctcctgcgcATCTCGCCGAGGAGTCCGCGCACGCGTATCCGCCTCTCGAGTTGCCGTTCGGGCTTGatcgcgtcgtcttcctcgacaGCGTGGAAGGCCTGAGTCACCTTTTCGCGTTCcttcgcgcctcgcaggaAGCCACCTGCCGGCTGCTGGCGCCAGCCGAgctggccgccgcgggcgcgcgggcgcgcggagacacttttccggtcgcggcgggagccgtctcctcgcgggcggACCGACAGCCTGTCGAGTGCGCAGACGCCCAACGGGTCTCTGGGCTCCACACGGGGTCTCTGCaagccgcagagcgcggcagccgcacggCGGAGACAGTGGAGTCCGTGGAGACATTGGGGCGGCATGCGGAGGGGGGGCCCGCGCCGGGAGGCGTGGAGTCTCGCGACgtcgccgacgaggaggcctcAGGCGCGCAACGCGTGCAAGTTGAGTCTTCTTCGGTTTCGGgtggctgcgcgtcgcgtgtGCCACCGCTGCCTTCGGTGCCGTTTCTGCCGTTCGTTGTCGCACTGGATTTGGAGTGGACTCTGCCGCACGCCGCAAGCGTGCTGTCGCTGGCGACTGAGACGCGGGTGTTCCTCGTTGACCTCGTGAACCACAATCCGGTCTACAGGgcgacgctgctgcggctcctccgctgGCTGTTCACAAACCCGTTCATCGCGAAACTCGCCTACCAGGCGCGTGGCGACTTcacgcgcctcttcttcgcgctcggaTCTGCGGGCGGAAGGCCTGGCGCCCTGGTTCACTGCATCGACCTCAG GCAGCCTCGAGTGTGCCTGGCtccagagagcgagagacgaggctGCGACAAGCTGAACGACGCGAAGGCCCCAGTCGCTCTGGACTCTGAGAGTGGTGTGGCGCCGCTgaccgacgcagaggcacacgaggaagaagagattCTGCCTGGGCAACAAGGCAGCGCCCCGAAGCGCC GCTACCAGAATCTGCGGGAGATGTGTCGGCAGGTCCTCGGCGTTGATCTCGACAAAAGCGAGCAGCGCTCCAACTGGAATATGCGCCCGCTGACAGCCTCTCAGGTCCTCTACGCCGCGAAGGACGCTTACGCGCTGATTCTGCTAGAAGCTGCGCTCCGTGAGCAAGGCTGGGCGCCAGAAAACATCCTCGGGGGGCTCGGGGAGTTCAGCGCCATCAACTTTC GAGGCCGCCCCTCGAGTTTTCAGATCAACTACCAGAAGAACGCGTCGGAGCAGGCTTCGAAAATCGAGGCTGCGGACCGGAGGCAGTTTAGGTGGCAGTGA
- a CDS encoding protein phosphatase 2C domain-containing protein (encoded by transcript BESB_030000) yields the protein MHRTLAAVHAGLFPATLGGDAPPLDSGEQARTRPRRPFNLRLTASHSSFFAPFSRTASPSLSAPTSAPFSSLRRRPPEAPRASAPPSSSSHSFSGASRLAASRPRSPSLSAGGDSPDAPWHLRQFNRRAALASPSGGWRASFNVFPATKSRYAFADFSADGVTLCDGIGGPRASSFVSQNFFSLLEETRRTSGDCLSCSPSSSAATSCCSPAPSSHAPSPCSCTSSSSPLASPTSTCSCFAEGNAAAGREGGRMAAASGEASDEGKSRSVVRDFSTLNVHVREKHHASLIRELDRHFYALEDAFASHSRGDARLAREGSSVCSAFLGSPLGLLVCTLGDVGAVLVVREGETARRNAQRREQERCAPVEPAAEAKDKPRAGAPAGALKKEIRIRQWTPTRGFISAEEGDEERLRKARETKRASEDKQPTLPASPTSPSSSSSPSATSFSSSLSSSSSRKDDFCLPLVAWRLADPHNTENGLVDEHFLLKGFTQATRAIGALHLKNHAVNAQLPSELRAKHVARRDAPYLSSRPDYTLQPFHADVGGVILGSSGFWQLLSPEEAAALLDIFLTCQHAAAAQGKEATHVSSADGQAEDDAATFLLRAALTELFCRHKRSLRSSNLTQRAMEAAGLPHWDSTRDLVLERQAILGDRAAQLEMIKQLEVLHRQRPDDHRRDFLRARRRGLINSDVAVCVVLRDSAYPPAAGEAGEN from the exons ATGCATCGCACTCTCGCCGCAGTCCACGCGGGACTCTTCCCTGCGAcgctgggcggcgacgctccCCCGCTCGATAGCGGTGAGCAGGCCAGAACGAGGCCAAGACGGCCGTTCAATCTGCGGCTCACCGCGTCGCAcagctccttcttcgcgccgttTTCGCGCACTGCATCGCCGTCCCTCTCCGCTCCCACCTCGGCGCCCTTCTCCAGTTTgcggcgtcgtccgcctgaggcgccgcgggcttccgcgccgccgtcgtcttcttctcactccttctccggcgcctcgaggctcgctgcgtcgcggccgcgttcgccttcctTGTCGGCTGGGGGAGATTCGCCCGACGCGCCGTGGCACTTGCGACAGTTCAATCGAagagcggcgctcgcctctccttccgGCGGatggcgcgcctccttcaaCGTCTTCCCCGCGACCAAGTCACGCTAC GCTTTCGCAGACTTCAGCGCAGACGGCGTGACGCTCTGCGACGGGATCGGCGGTCCGCGGGCCTCTTCGTTCGTTTCTCAGaatttcttctctctgctggaggagacgcgcaggaccTCAGGAGACTGTCTCTCCTGTTCACCGAgctcttccgccgccacTTCCTGCTGTTCTCCTGCGCCCTCTAGCCACGCCCCTTCACCTTGCAGCTGcacttcttcttcttctcctctcgcctctcctaCTTCTACTTGTTCTTGCTTTGCGGAAGGGAACGCTGCGGCGGGTCGCGAAGGAGGGCGAATGGCTGCCGCTTCAGGAGAGGCGTCCGACGAGGGCAAGTCGCGGAGCGTCGTTCGCGACTTTTCGACGCTGAACGTGCATGTGCGAGAGAAGCACCACGCATCGCTCATCCGCGAGCTGGACAGACACTTTTACGCCCTCG AGGACGCCTTCGCGAGTcacagccgcggagacgcacgtCTGGCGCGTGAAGGCAGCAGCGTCTGTTCAGCCTTCCTCGGCTCGCCGCTCG GCCTTTTGGTCTGCACGCTGGGCGACGTCGGCGCAGTGCTGGTCGttcgcgagggcgagacggcgcggcgaaaCGCGCAACGAAGAGAACAAGAGCGATGTGCGCCAGTGGAGCCGGCTGCCGAAGCGAAGGACAagccccgcgccggcgcgccggccggcgcGTTGAAGAAAGAAATTAGAATTCGCCAGTGGACGCCCACGCGCGGATTCATcagcgcggaagaaggcgacgaggagagactcAGAAAGGCCCGCGAGACGAAACGGGCCTCAGAAGACAAGCAGCCAACCCTCCCCGCATCTCCCacctcgccctcttcttcttcatctcccTCGGCTACCTCGTTTTCATCTTCTTTATCCTCATCATCTTCTCGAAAGGATGACTTTTGCCTGCCGCTGGtcgcctggcgcctcgcagatCCGCACAACACCGAAAAT GGCCTCGTAGACGAGCACTTCCTTCTGAAGGGTTTCacacaggcgacgcgcgccatCGGCGCCCTGCATCTCAAG AATCACGCAGTcaacgcgcagctgccgagcgagctgcgcgccaaGCACgtggcgcgcagagacgcaccgTACCTCTCCTCTCGGCCG GACTACACCTTGCAACCCTTCCACGCCGACGTCGGAGGCGTCATCCTGG GTTCCTCTGGCTTCTGGCAGCTCCTCTCccccgaggaggccgcggcgcttctcgatATCTTCCTCACCTGTCAGCACGCAGCGGCG GCTCAGGGAAAAGAGGCAACCCACGTGTCTTCCGCAGACGGCCAA gcTGAAGACGACGCTGCGACCTTTCTGCTGCGTGCCGCTCTGACGGAGCTCTTCTGCAGACACAA GCGTTCGCTGCGAAGCAGCAACCTCACCCAGCGCGCGATGGAGGCCGCAG GCCTGCCTCACTGGGACTCCACGCGGGACTTGGTGTTGGAGCGACAGGCGATACtaggcgaccgcgcggcgcagctggaaATGATAAAGCA GCTCGAAGTCCTTCACAGACAGCGACCCGACGACCACAGGCGGGatttcctccgcgcgcggaggcgcggcttgATCAACAGCG ATGTGGcggtctgcgtcgtcctgcgGGACTCTGCGTATccgcccgccgctggcgaggcTGGCGAAAACTGA
- a CDS encoding dense granule protein GRA12 (encoded by transcript BESB_029990) → MVALLDGRFSAATRGGEEGLEPAARAGRRWKRVPVCLLPVLLSVSLCLAALGALSEVGLFFESGYRGALQMHIENYKWKFTGDACYVGAGGNLVVDPELGADYMKAQVLRTDQTGPLLCAWLDNLFRQHQMRRVAWAKAHQAAKGRVSMLNVVEKLKSTVTRFPPFRVIVTSRYLDLWHDNRLGNAMPWMMATFKYVAPKNGYGLFSELESVFSADPMSYSSTDVFLLLAPAANFHTAVQQQSASKRTVLSGIIGGIGAGGKVAKLSTHLERGDLVDIANLLYAIAKGVFVINASLNDFWLDGATCYFRSRFRVRSVINGLSLCQFLAGQAANDPYGAFRAHMMQSVKLTVTGIDFFNGEAPALSYVVTEGVIFADTNIPGTLVLDNDPQIVPLYIRTTRMARKVRIAKVAFDVLVFLKRIAATLANEEAKQN, encoded by the exons ATGGTGGCACTCCTTGACGggcgcttctccgctgcgactcggggcggggaggaggggctcgaacccgccgcgcgggctgGGCGACGATGGAAGAGGGTGCCCGTATGTCTGCTGCCCGTCTTGCTTTCTGTgagcctctgcctcgcggcgttgGGCGCTCTCAGCGAGGTCGGTCTGTTTTTTGAGAGTGGGTACCGGGGGGCGCTGCAGATGCACATTGAAAACTACAAATGGAAATTCACTGGCGACGCCTGCTACGTGGGCGCTGGAGGCAACCTCGTCGTGGATCCCGAGCTCGGCGCGGACTACATGAAGGCTCAAGTCCTGCGAACCGACCAAACGGGgccgctcctctgcgcctggctAGACAACCTCTTCAGGCAGCACCAgatgcgccgcgtcgcgtggGCGAAGGCCCATCAGGCTGCCAA AGGGCGTGTGTCGATGCTGAACGTGGTGGAGAAGCTTAAAAGCACGGTCACCAGGTTTCCGCCTTTCCGCGTGATCGTGACGTCCAGGTACTTGGATCTGTGGCACGACAATCGCTTGGGCAACGCGATGCCGTGGATGATGGCGACGTTCAAGTATGTGGCGCCTAAGAACGGCTACGGTCTCTTCAGCGAGCTGGAATCAGTTTTTTCCGCGGACCCAATGTCCTACAGCAGCACCGACGtgttcctcctcctcgcgcccgcggcaaaTTTCCACACAGCCGTCCAGCAGCAGAGCGCAAGCAAGCGCACCGTCCTCTCCGGCATCATCGGAGGcatcggcgccggcgggaaaGTCGCGAAGCTCTCGACACACCTTGAGCGAGGGGATTTAGTCGACATCGCCAACCTGCTCTACGCCATCGCCAAAGGAGTCTTCGTCATCAACGCCTCGCTCAACGACTTCTGGCTCGACGGCGCCACCTGCTACTTCCGCTC GCGCTTCCGGGTGCGGAGTGTTATCAACGGGCTGAGTTTGTGCCAGTTTCTGGCGGGGCAGGCGGCGAACGACCCGTACGGGGCGTTTCGGGCGCACATGATGCAGTCTGTCAAGCTGACGGTTACAGGCATCGACTTCTTCAATGGGGAGGCGCCGGCACTGAGTTACGTCGTCACCGAGGGCGTGATCTTTGCAGACACGAACATCCCCGGCACACTGGTTCTCGACAACGACCCGCAAATCGTGCCCCTGTACATCCGCACGACGCGCATGGCGAGAAAGGTGCGAATCGCCAAAGTGGCATTCGATGTTCTCGTCTTCCTGAAGCGAATTGCTGCCACCCTCGCTAACGAAGAAGCCAAGCAAAATTGA
- a CDS encoding ribosomal protein RPS10 (encoded by transcript BESB_030020) produces MTVPGMKYSLIPKANKKAIYEYLFKEGVIVVQKNGKIERHPEVPVPNLHVMMTLRSLHTKKFVEEKFNWQHHYYFLTNEGIEYLRTYLHLPPTVFPSTLTKKGTGRPTRGAGAEGMAGEGADMSGDWRPRGGFGRGRGRMGDRPERGDRPPRYA; encoded by the exons ATGACGGTCCCTGGCATGAAATACTCGCTCATTCCCAAGGCCAACAAGAAGGCGATCTACGAATACCTCTTCAAAG AGGGTGTGATCGTCGTCCAGAAGAATGGCAAGATCGAGCGCCACCCCGAGGTCCCCGTCCCGAACCTCCACGTGATGATGACTCTCCGTTCGCTGCACACCAAGAAGTTCGTTGAGGAGAAATTCAACTGGCAGCACCACTACTACTTCTTGACCAACGAGGGAATCGAATACCTCCGCACCTACCTCCACCTTCCCCCGACTGTCTTCCCCTCCACCCTCACCAAGAAGGGCACTGGGCGACCGactcgaggcgcaggcgctgaggGCATGGCTGGCGAAGGTGCTGACATGAGCGGAGACTGGCGCCCG CGCGGAGGCTTTGGCCGTGGTCGTGGCCGCATGGGCGACCGCCCTGAACGGGGTGACAGACCCCCGCGTTACGCATAA